In bacterium, a single window of DNA contains:
- a CDS encoding dihydrodipicolinate synthetase, with translation MSPQLRAQDLKGVFNILPTPAIKNASLLTSDDTVDYEATTRLVRAVVDGGADGIMTNGTFGEAATLSFDELEGFVARVVDEVGGAVPVFAGATALGTRETIRRGRALLARGVSGLFLGRPMWCECDDATIVGFYTDVAEALPDAPIVIYDNPEVFKGKISTAVYRELAKIPGIIGSKYIGLTPVYEADVEACGDGLTIM, from the coding sequence GTGTCACCGCAGCTAAGGGCCCAAGATCTCAAAGGCGTGTTCAATATCTTGCCCACCCCAGCTATTAAGAACGCGTCGCTATTGACCAGCGATGACACCGTCGACTACGAAGCGACAACGCGCCTCGTGCGCGCCGTCGTCGATGGCGGTGCGGACGGGATTATGACGAACGGGACATTCGGCGAGGCCGCAACGTTGTCTTTCGACGAGTTGGAGGGGTTCGTTGCGCGGGTCGTCGACGAAGTCGGCGGGGCCGTCCCCGTGTTCGCCGGAGCTACCGCCTTGGGCACTCGTGAGACGATACGACGCGGTCGTGCGCTGTTGGCACGCGGCGTGAGCGGGCTTTTTCTGGGCCGGCCGATGTGGTGTGAATGCGACGACGCGACAATTGTCGGTTTCTATACCGATGTCGCTGAGGCACTGCCTGATGCGCCGATTGTTATCTATGACAACCCGGAGGTGTTCAAGGGAAAGATCTCGACGGCGGTGTACCGAGAACTGGCGAAGATCCCCGGGATAATCGGCTCCAAGTATATTGGCCTGACTCCGGTCTATGAAGCGGATGTCGAGGCGTGTGGCGACGGTTTGACAATCATGC